A portion of the Lolium rigidum isolate FL_2022 chromosome 1, APGP_CSIRO_Lrig_0.1, whole genome shotgun sequence genome contains these proteins:
- the LOC124670002 gene encoding proteasome subunit alpha type-4-1 has translation MSRRYDSRTTIFSPEGRLYQVEYAMEAIGNAGSALGILAADGVVLVGEKKVTSKLLQSSRSAEKMYKIDSHLACAVAGIMSDANILINTARLHAQRYSLSYQEPIPVEQLVQSLCDTKQGYTQFGGLRPFGVSFLFAGWDKKHGFQLYMSDPSGNYSGWKASAVGANSQAAQSMLKQDYRDGMTREEAVALALKVLSKTMDSTSLTAEKLELAEVFLHPGTGEVQYQVCTPDAMGKLLAKAGLTQPAPEA, from the coding sequence atGTCTCGCCGCTACGACAGCCGCACCACGATCTTCTCGCCGGAGGGCCGGCTGTACCAGGTGGAGTACGCGATGGAGGCGATCGGCAACGCCGGGTCGGCCCTCGGCATCCTGGCGGCCGACGGCGTGGTCCTCGTCGGCGAGAAGAAGGTCACCTCCAAGCTCCTCCAGTCCTCCCGATCCGCCGAGAAGATGTACAAGATCGACTCCCACctcgcctgcgccgtcgccggGATCATGTCCGACGCCAACATCCTCATCAACACCGCCCGCCTCCACGCCCAGCGCTACTCCCTCTCCTACCAGGAGCCCATCCCCGTCGAGCAGCTCGTCCAGTCCCTCTGCGACACCAAGCAGGGCTACACCCAGTTCGGGGGCCTGCGCCCCTTCGGCGTCTCCTTCCTCTTCGCCGGATGGGACAAGAAGCACGGCTTCCAGCTCTACATGAGCGACCCCTCAGGTAACTACAGCGGCTGGAAGGCCTCCGCCGTCGGGGCCAACAGCCAGGCCGCGCAATCCATGCTCAAGCAGGACTACCGCGACGGCATGACCCGCGAGGAGGCCGTCGCCCTTGCCCTAAAGGTCCTCAGCAAGACCATGGATTCCACTAGTTTGACAGCAGAGAAGCTGGAGCTGGCCGAGGTCTTCCTGCATCCCGGCACTGGGGAAGTGCAGTACCAGGTCTGCACCCCAGATGCCATGGGAAAGCTGCTTGCCAAGGCTGGGCTCACGCAGCCGGCACCTGAGGCCTGA
- the LOC124705914 gene encoding probable LRR receptor-like serine/threonine-protein kinase At1g56130, protein MGGMCACSKLRPAPPIRRISRRRWPELPHHALLSPRSLLPFPIAAAALSAVFRQWGLGYAATATTTPPEDPCLKKVWFGSLARNASINCSCDVLFLPCRITHLNVTGYWNLTDFPPALFNLTELVSLDLSNNNLSGQIPPGIANLSKLETWHFNNNQLNGSFPNGSSGLRSLQSLWMFDNYIEGTLPEFIANFTNLTDLRIYGMKLQGPIPKIFSNLINLEKLMLGDLDGRNSTFDFIGNWTNLTTLSLRKCGITGELPNRLPNLLPNLTYLWYKLSRDVSYNPLVTGILPDNPAGQKQSINYIGTSIDASRTTNSENLTLLNCLHMEGCNNTFYNNLITSCAVNCGGKQTTYPDSLSNTFYDDTSDLGASGFHVNSDRQWVVSNVGSDPLTLSNSPGIVNANQVNLGTDLPELYRTARTSRSDLWYYVVGLSNGKYTVQLFFAEIVIERELNRGPGRRSFNIDIQDRNIKTDFDITKEAGGFGRPTDITHEATVDNSVLKIHLYWNGRGTRAIPYEGAYGPLVSAIRVFLTEIPPNNSPPPARPEAAPHDNKRRGVVAGIAALCIAAAVISSSVVYLWWKWVSLVKHPNA, encoded by the exons ATGGGAGGAAT GTGTGCTTGCTCAAAACTCAGACCAGCGCCGCCGATCCGCCGCATCTCCCGCCGCCGCTGGCCGGAGCTCCCCCATCACGctctcctctccccgag ATCTCTCCTCCCGTTCCCTATCGCAGCGGCTGCCCTGAGCGCGGTGTTCCGTCAGTGGGGTCTCGGATATgccgcgacggcgacgacgacgccgccggagGACCCGTGCCTGAAGAAGGTCTGGTTTGGGTCCCTCGCGAGGAACGCGTCAATCAACTGCAGCTGCGACGTCTTGTTCCTCCCGTGCCGCATCACGCACCT GAACGTGACTGGCTACTGGAACCTGACAGACTTCCCCCCAGCGCTCTTCAACTTGACGGAGCTGGTATCTCT GGATTTGAGCAACAACAACTTAAGTGGCCAAATACCTCCAGGAATCGCCAATCTCTCCAAACTGGAAACATG gcacttcaacaacaatcaactcaATGGGTCTTTTCCTAATGGATCTTCAGGTTTGAGGAGTCTCCAGTCCCT ATGGATGTTCGATAATTACATTGAAGGGACGCTTCCAGAATTTATTGCGAACTTCACCAATCTCACAGACTT GAGAATATATGGGATGAAACTTCAAGGACCTATTCCAAAAATTTTCTCTAATTTGATCAATCTGGAAAAGCT GATGCTTGGTGATCTTGATGGTCGGAATTCTACTTTTGATTTCATAGGAAATTGGACAAATCTTACAACATT ATCACTGAGAAAATGTGGAATCACTGGCGAACTTCCTAATAGGCTCCCAAATCTATTGCCCAATCTAACATACCTGTGG TATAAACTCTCCAGGGATGTTTCGTATAACCCCTTAGTTACTGGAATCCTTCCTGACAATCCTGCTGGTCAGAAGCAGTCAAT AAATTACATCGGAACTTCAATTGATGCAAGCAGAACAACAAACAG TGAAAACCTTACCCTCCTCAACTGTCTCCACATGGAAGGATGCAACAACACTTTTTATAACA ACCTTATAACTTCCTGTGCTGTAAACTGTGGTGGCAAGCAAACGACTTATCCAGATTCATTGTCAAACACGTTCTATGATGACACTAGTGACCTTGGAGCGTCAGGCTTTCATGTTAATAGTGACAGGCAATGGGTGGTTAGTAacgtgggctctgatcctcttactCTTAGTAACTCTCCTGGTATAGTAAATGCAAATCAAGTTAATCTAGGGACAGACTTGCCTGAGCTCTATAGAACAGCAAGGACATCAAGAAGCGATTTATGGTACTACGTGGTTGGTCTGTCTAATGGAAAATATACAGTTCAGCTCTTCTTCGCAGAGATAGTTATTGAAAGAGAACTGAATCGTGGGCCAGGAAGGCGTTCATTTAACATTGATATTCAG GATCGGAATATCAAGACAGATTTTGACATTACTAAAGAAGCAGGGGGTTTCGGAAGACCCACAGACATAACCCATGAAGCAACTGTGGATAATTCAGTTCTAAAAATACATCTGTACTGGAATGGACGAGGCACACGTGCTATTCCATATGAAGGAGCTTATGGGCCTCTGGTATCAGCAATAAGAG TTTTCCTCACTGAAATCCCCCCAAACAACAGCCCCccaccggcgcggccagaggcagCGCCACATGATAACAAGAGAAGAGGAGTGGTTGCGGGCATTGCAGCCCTGTGTATAGCTGCGGCAGTGATATCTTCGTCCGTCGTTTACCTCTGGTGGAAATGGGTGTCACTCGTGAAGCATCCAAATGCATGA
- the LOC124705904 gene encoding RING-H2 finger protein ATL47-like: MLLAATQDGGGGGRGLGVSPVVLFVLVVLAVVVFVIGLLHLLVKFLRWRARAHAAAAEGGEMAGGGGEEEESALQRQLQQLFHLHDAGLDQAVIDALPVFLYAEVVVGSGAKEPFDCAVCLCEFAGDDRLRLLPLCGHAFHIDCIDTWLLSNSTCPLCRRALAADDAAALLLDAALDEDWRRREEDAVFPVRLGKFKNTSRAAGPVSAAAGGIVEGDTSSSSSSLDARRCYSMGSYQYVLAEASLQVSVHRRNGDGTNGGAERMRGARGVVASGANPAGGQGKKISAGSKGDSFSVSKIWQWPRNGKGKLPVLASDGDSPAVDGALQWPRRSVGES; encoded by the coding sequence ATGCTGCTAGCTGCGAcccaggacggcggcggcgggggaagggGGTTGGGGGTTAGCCCGGTGGTGCTCTTCGTGCTGGTGGTACTGGCCGTGGTGGTCTTCGTCATCGGCCTGCTTCATCTCCTGGTCAAGTTCTTGCGGTGGCGCGCCCGTGCGCAcgcggcggccgcggagggcgGGGAGATGGCTGGTGGCGGTGGTGAGGAAGAGGAGTCGGCGCTGCAGCGGCAGCTGCAGCAGCTGTTCCACCTGCACGACGCCGGGCTGGACCAGGCCGTCATCGACGCGCTGCCGGTGTTCCTCTACGCCGAGGTGGTGGTCGGCTCCGGCGCCAAGGAGCCGTTCGACTGCGCCGTCTGCCTGTGCGagttcgccggcgacgaccgcctccGGCTGCTGCCCCTCTGCGGCCACGCGTTCCACATCGACTGCATCGACACCTGGCTGCTCTCCAACTCCACGTGCCCGCTCTGCCGCCGCGcgctcgccgccgacgacgcGGCCGCGCTCCTCCTCGACGCCGCGCTCGACGAGGACTGGAGAAGGCGGGAGGAGGACGCGGTGTTCCCCGTGCGCCTCGGCAAGTTCAAGAACACGTCGAGGGCGGCCGGCCCCgtcagcgccgccgccggcggcattGTGGAGGGCGacacgagcagcagcagcagcagcctggaCGCCAGGAGGTGCTACTCCATGGGCTCCTACCAGTACGTCCTCGCCGAGGCCAGCCTGCAGGTGTCCGTCCACCGGCGGAACGGCGACGGCACCAATGGCGGGGCCGAGAGGATGAGGGGGGCGAGAGGGGTCGTCGCCAGCGGCGCCAATCCGGCCGGCGGCCAGGGGAAGAAGATTAGCGCGGGAAGCAAAGGCGACAGCTTCTCGGTGTCCAAGATCTGGCAGTGGCCGCGGAACGGCAAGGGCAAGCTCCCCGTGCTCGCCTCCGACGGCGACTCGCCGGCGGTGGACGGCGCGCTGCAGTGGCCAAGGAGAAGCGTTGGGGAATCGTGA
- the LOC124670021 gene encoding dehydrodolichyl diphosphate synthase CPT3-like, whose protein sequence is MLDSLISHDPKMLNEKKPDEIIATGVLESLQNFLRKCVIAVLSYGPMPKHIAFIMDGNRRYAKSRSIKEGSGHRVGFSALMASLLYCHEMGVKYITVYAFSIDNFKRGPAEVQTLMELMEEKINELLENRNVINKLNCKINFWGSLDMLTEPVRLAAQKLMASTAQNTGLVFSVCMPYNSTSEIANAVNELCKERRDMIQGQHTGSCNGLTANGGTHSDISVADLDRHMYTAGCPDPDIVIRTSGETRLSNFLLWQTTFSHLQNPDPLWPEFSWRHLVWGILQYQRVYPYIEQNKTLAKKQL, encoded by the exons ATGCTCGATTCACTCATTAGCCAT GATCCGAAGATGTTGAACGAGAAGAAGCCTGATGAGATCATTGCAACTGGTGTTCTCGAAAGTCTGCAGAATTTTCTACGCAAGTGTGTCATAGCTGTCCTATCCTATGGCCCAATGCCTAAGCACATTGCTTTTATCATGGACGGTAACCGCAGATACGCTAAATCCAGAAGTATCAAGGAAGGCAGTGGCCATAGGGTGGGTTTCTCTGCTCTAATGGCAAGTCTTCTCTACTGCCACGAAATGGGCGTGAAATATATTACGGTTTATGCCTTTAGCATCGACAATTTTAAACGGGGCCCGGCTGAGGTGCAAACCTTGATGGAGTTAATGGAGGAAAAGATCAATGAGCTGTTGGAGAACAGAAATGTCATCAACAAGCTTAACTGCAAGATCAACTTCTGGGGGAGCCTGGACATGCTTACCGAACCAGTGCGGCTGGCAGCTCAGAAGCTGATGGCGAGCACTGCCCAAAACACAGGATTGGTATTCTCTGTCTGCATGCCGTACAACTCGACTTCTGAGATTGCCAATGCTGTCAACGAGCTCTGCAAAGAGCGGAGGGACATGATACAGGGACAGCACACTGGCAGCTGCAATGGCCTCACTGCTAATGGTGGCACACATTCAGACATCTCAGTGGCTGATTTGGATCGCCATATGTACACCGCTGGCTGCCCCGATCCAGACATTGTGATCCGTACATCGGGCGAGACTCGGCTGAGCAATTTCCTTCTATGGCAGACTACGTTTAGCCATCTCCAGAACCCAGACCCTCTGTGGCCTGAGTTTTCTTGGAGGCACCTTGTTTGGGGGATATTGCAGTACCAGAGAGTCTACCCATACATTGAGCAAAACAAAACTCTGGCGAAGAAGCAGCTGTGA